The Lycium ferocissimum isolate CSIRO_LF1 chromosome 8, AGI_CSIRO_Lferr_CH_V1, whole genome shotgun sequence DNA segment TGAGGTGTGATAGAAGTTATCAAACAAGGCTCTTGGATTCTAGTTGGTGTAATCTGTTCATGTCTATCACTTCTTTGCCATAAGTCACTAGATTTTTACTTTTGTgttctctttcttttaaaggATCAATCTTGTTGgattgatcttttttttttttcttttctttgtattCTTTGGATCAATCTCTTAAAATTGATGTGtacatattttctttattaataaaattccACCTTTATGGTggcctttaattaaaaaaaaaaaaaaaaaacataccaCATCGGTGGAAAATATTGACTTTACCTATTGAAGGATTATCTTGAGAACCTTTATTGTTCTCTTGTTTATTTCCACCATTATGATGATAATTATAACGTCCTCTTCCACGTCCACAGCCGCGACTGCGACCACGGTAATTATTTTGCCTTCTTTCAGGCCTATCATATGTTGCtgcattcacttcagggaatggagCAGAGCCAATGGGATGGgattcatgatttttcattaacaGATTATTATTTTGCTCAACCACAAGTAGGCATGTAATCAATTCAGAATACCTCTTAAACCCCTTTTCACGGTATTGCTATTGTAGTAGCACATTTAAACCATGAAAACTGGTAAAAGTTTTCTCAAGTAAGTCCTCATTCAGTGATGGTGTCTCCACATAATTTTAATATAGAACTTACTTTATGAATAGCAGAATTATAATCAATTATGTTTACAGTTTTAAAATCTTGAAAACCGAAGGTGTATCCACTCATATCGAGCTTTTGGTAATACCATCAGCTTTAGGTGTTCATACCGATCCTTCAAATTATTCCATAATTCAAGTGGATCTTTCACAGTTAAATATTCAGTTTTTAATCCTTCATGAAGATGATGACGAAGGAAAATCATAGCCTTAGCTTTATCTTGACTTGATGCTTCATTTCCTTGTTTTATAGTATTCCCAAGACCTTTAGCGTCAAGGTGAATTTCAACATCAAGGACCCATGATAAATAATTCTTTCCGGTAATGTCAAGTGCCACAAACTCAAGTGTTAATAAATTTGACATGATGAAAtctacaaaaataaataaatgaattagAAATAAAACGGATACTTAAAGACTAAATTCTGAATGCAAATAAATTAGAAGATTAAATAGATCCTAAAGAAATATTGATGTAAAAATAAGTTGGTTATTAATTGATGCAAACATGTCACAGTGGTTATACATGACGTTAAAACTTGGTGAGAATATGCAAGAAGCTAGTTTATCATATGCAGCTAGTtaactttccctttttattacTAATTAACAATGTTTTATGTTGGTCCTAAATCTAATACAAATTCCAAAAGTAAAGCCAGCTATAAGAAAATACATTAGATATTAGTCCTACTGCAAGGGACATAAAACTAGTTACTATAATAACATGGCATAAACGGAAATTTAGGTAGTGTCATAAATTGTTCACTAAATAAATTATGACGACcagtatttttatattatttatccttttattattattatttaaaataaagatTAGCTAGAACAAAAAACAGTAGTATACTAAAGCTGAAGTATAACTCCGTGAATGACTACACAATCAAATATGttagcaaataaaaaaaaacttatcaagtgaactaacaaaaaaaattaaataggtAAGTAAGAATTAACACACAAATAAAATACACCATTCATGTGTTTATTATACCTGAAGtagaaattcaaaaattactttCGAGAACAAAGCATCTTATTGATGTCTGTGGACTTGAACAATTTTTCAGTAactgaaggaaaaaagaagggaCCTAATGGAATTTGTTTTTTTGGTAACGATACTGCTGATCAATGATCTGAATCTGGAGTGAAAATGTGTGATTCCAAGGAACTCCTGAGGCGCCAGCCTTCGGGTTCATTCAGGAACTGATTTGACTCTATATAACTCCGGAGCTTCTCAGTCACCATCATCAACTTTGCATCCCCTCGATCTTTCAATGCAGTTAGAAAATCTTTAGTAATGATATCCAACAGCTTTCTGAATTGTGTCTTATATCTCTTGTGTAGAGCAAAACCTGCCATCTGGTAACCAAGACATATTCTTTCAACTCCTACCCACATTTTATTAACTTAAGAGGAACTGAGAAAAAGCTTTTTCAACTTACTTCAAGAAAAGCCTGCAATGCAGCTGCAGTATATAAATTTGCAGGGATAACATTTAAGAATCTGGCTATCCATGCCCAACCTTCTCTGAGGCCATGCAAGTTTTGGCAGCCCTCAACTTCAGTCTGCCATAAAATGCGGTTTACTACTAAATCAGTTACTATATGAAAGGAGTAAGGGAAAAAAGCAATTTTGGTCCCTGAAATATTGTGATATATCATATATGTCCTAGACTATTGGCCTGAGCACATCTGACCTCCAATTAAACAAAATGAGCAGTTTTAGTCCAATCACCAAATAAGTTTAATGGGATGTCATATTCAACTAAAGGATACTAGTTTGGGATGTCATTTCCAATCAAACCTCAGGCGAAAGGAGCTCCGCGCTGCACCAAGAACTCCCGTAACAGAAGTCCTATACACGGAATAACAGATATTAGTTTGGGTAAGCACAATCAAATGGCTTTGATAATTTCTGGCAGCGTACATCTCTGTTCATAACCTGTAGTATTGGTACATATAGCAAAAAGGACATCTTGTCCAGAATGTTTCCTGCTCTGCTGATGAAGTTGGTTGAGTATGTGGATGATGATTCAGATACTGAACTGAGTACTAAAACCATTTGGAATATTGTTTTTGTCTAACTGGAGGATTCAATTGACCTGAGGAGATAGTGGCTTTGCTGCTATAACCCCGAATATATTTTGCACTCCTATCATACAAAGCCCCTTACTGGATCGAGAGCACCATAGGCACTTCTCCAACTAACAGAAAGCTGCTTCTGCACCTGGAAACTCTCTCTTGTTTGGATGAAGCACAAGCACAATCTCCAATATTGGAGCTTGATAGTCACTTTGTCAACTGAGGGATCCATAGCAATCCTTTTCTAACCCAACTCTACTGCTCTGATCTAAACAGTGAACATTAGAGACATGAA contains these protein-coding regions:
- the LOC132066012 gene encoding uncharacterized protein LOC132066012; this encodes MSNLLTLEFVALDITGKNYLSWVLDVEIHLDAKGLGNTIKQGNEASSQDKAKAMIFLRHHLHEGLKTEYLTVKDPLELWNNLKDRYEHLKLMQYREKGFKRYSELITCLLVVEQNNNLLMKNHESHPIGSAPFPEVNAATYDRPERRQNNYRGRSRGCGRGRGRYNYHHNGGNKQENNKGSQDNPSIAMAYSSGIKDINQVLCLEEF